The sequence below is a genomic window from Acetobacteroides hydrogenigenes.
ATCTTCAGAATGCCGAAGACTACTTTCAGAATGTAGAAAACTACCTTCAGAATGCAGAAAACTATCTTCAGAATGACGTAAACCATATTCGAAAAGGCGTAAGCTACTCTAGAAACACCGTAAACCTATCTCGAAAGGGTGTAAAGCACCGTAGAAGCTCCGTAAGCTACTGTCGAAACCCCACTTACGTGCTTCGAAGCTAATTAGGGAATCGTAGAAGAGGAGTATTCGCGGAGCTAAGCCTACCATGTTATTCTCGGGAAAAAGCACAGCACCTGCTAGATGAAGGCCGTATAGCCAAAAGCACATCACATTTTTAGAGTATTAGCTTATAAGGTATATTCGAAGGAATATTTAGCTATATTTCAGGTCTAATTTATAATCGTAAGCCTAAAGTAAGCATGGTAGTAGAAGATTACTTCGTTTACGCCTCGTTCGGGGTTATGGGTTTGCGGTTAGATGATAGATGTACCTCTTTTGCGGAGAAGGTATATATACCACTACAAAATTGGGTGGGTGTGTGCAGATTTTGGAGGAGAAAGGGGCATATATAAATGAGTTAGCAGGCATTAAATAAATCAAGACCCTCATGAGATTTAGCAAAAAGCAGATAACAAATGCAGGTAAGGCATTGATTTCAGCAAAAAGTAAAGAAGAAATTGAAATTGCTCTTGAGACTTTGAATTTATGGAGAACAGACCATTTGCATCCATTAAATGTAATGAGAAAATCATTAGAGAAATTAATGGTCGATAATCAGATAGAACCAATTCTTGTTTCTCAGAGATTAAAACGATTAAGCTCAATTGAGTATAAACTTGATTTAAATGATAACATGGGACTTGGAGGAATGCAAGATATTGGTGGATATCGAGCTGTGCTGAAAGACACAAAAGATTTAATTAAACTCAAAACAATTATTGAAAATAATAAGCAATACCATAGGTTAAGGAAAACAAGAGATTATACAGATGAACCAAAAGACTCTGGTTATAGAAGTATACATTATGTATACGAATATAAATCTAGAAGTAAATATTACAATGGGCTTCAATTAGAATTGCAAATCAGGACTAAACTTCAACATAATTGGGCAACTGCAGTGGAAACAGCAGGTATTCTAACTAAAACATCATTAAAAAGTAGCCAAGGGCCTGACGATTGGTTAGATTTTTTTAAGATAGTAAGTTCTTTATTTGCAATAAAAGAAAATATGGCAGTGTTGAAGCAACATAAGAATTATACAATGGAAGAGTTAATGAAAATGTGCTACAACATGACTGCTAAATTAAATATCATTATTATTTTAAAAGGTTTACGTATATCTGCAAAACAAATTGAAGGTAAAAAGTCTGGTGACTATTACTTGATAAATATCAATATTGTAAAGAAAAATGTCCAGATTGTATCTTTTAAAAAAAGCGAATTCGAACTTGCAACAGAACTTTACATTAAGTTAGAGAAAGAAATAAATGAAAATGAGAATGCAGTAGTTTTAGTATCCGCATCTTCAATATTATCACTAAAAAAGGCTTATCCTAGCTATTTTCTTGACACATCTGAATTTATTAATGCTCTGGAAAAGATAAATTCTAATTGTGAGAAACTTGAATTGATAAGAAAATAACGCCTGCTAACACACGGTATAGTCAACAAGCGAGTGAAGTGGTAGGCGGAAGCCCTTGTTCGGCTAAGGCTGCACCTAAGTCGAATCTATTCTGCAGGCTATAGCCTGCAGAATAGGCTAAGGCAAGAGCCATTGCCTAACAGAGAAAATTTTGCATTAAAACAATTCATATGAAGCATGAAACACTAAAAATTAACGAGAAGGAAGTAGAATGGAATAGCTGGTCGAAAGCTGATGAAATAGAACATAGTAGAAAAAGAGTAATTGCTGAAGAGCACATCAACAAGCTGTATTGCGATATATATGAGATTAAGCCGGGGAAAGCCAATTGGCCACTCCACTACCATACATGCAACGAGGAAATTTTCTACATTATAGAAGGGCATGGAGAAGTGCTAGCGGATAGTGGAGTACTAAAGGTTAAGCCGGGCGATATCCTACGATTTCCGGCTGGTGAAAAAGGAGTACACCAATTAAGGAATACATCAGATAGTGAAACCCTAAAATATTTAGACATTGGAACAGCCAGCTTACCTGATGTAGTATTTATGCCAGCAGATGGAAGGGTTTTATTTTTCGCAGGTGAATCTGGGCAAGATAAGGTGTGGTCTTACGAAGATTTGTAAAAGAATGCCCAGCAGCCTCTATTCTATCATTGCATGCTAAAGCCTGCAATGATAGAATAGGCGAAGGCAAGAACCTTTGCCTAAAAGAGCTTCTTGCCTTAAGGTTTATGGACAGAGGCCGAAAGGTAGAAAGCGTAGGCAGAGCTTGCGCTTAGCATGGGAATAAGCTTGCCTTTTGCACGAAAAAATAACTTTATATTATTATTAATGAGTTATACTTTTCTATTCTTTTTGGTTGCTAAAGCGGTTCTTTCTTTTGTAGGTACAAGTACTGAAGGTACGCTAGTTCTACCGAATTCGCTATCTGAAAAAAAAGAAGGTTCCGATATGGCTATTCCATTTACCTATGACAACAAGACAATTTCATTTCGAGCGGTAGTAAATGGGAGGCATGAAGGCGAATTTATATTCGATTCAGGGCTGACAACCTACTATAACCTATTCTCAGATACATTTTGTAGGAAGGAACTGGCATTACCAGTCACATCGTCTAAGCATAAAATGTTTGGTATTGGTGTAGATCATCAGGTGAAT
It includes:
- a CDS encoding cupin domain-containing protein, producing MKHETLKINEKEVEWNSWSKADEIEHSRKRVIAEEHINKLYCDIYEIKPGKANWPLHYHTCNEEIFYIIEGHGEVLADSGVLKVKPGDILRFPAGEKGVHQLRNTSDSETLKYLDIGTASLPDVVFMPADGRVLFFAGESGQDKVWSYEDL
- a CDS encoding RelA/SpoT domain-containing protein, translating into MRFSKKQITNAGKALISAKSKEEIEIALETLNLWRTDHLHPLNVMRKSLEKLMVDNQIEPILVSQRLKRLSSIEYKLDLNDNMGLGGMQDIGGYRAVLKDTKDLIKLKTIIENNKQYHRLRKTRDYTDEPKDSGYRSIHYVYEYKSRSKYYNGLQLELQIRTKLQHNWATAVETAGILTKTSLKSSQGPDDWLDFFKIVSSLFAIKENMAVLKQHKNYTMEELMKMCYNMTAKLNIIIILKGLRISAKQIEGKKSGDYYLININIVKKNVQIVSFKKSEFELATELYIKLEKEINENENAVVLVSASSILSLKKAYPSYFLDTSEFINALEKINSNCEKLELIRK